In the Rhododendron vialii isolate Sample 1 chromosome 2a, ASM3025357v1 genome, GATTATAAAATTCTTctaattaaaaggaaaaatggacTATATATATTTAAATGCTGCAATAATGCATTACtagtaaaacaaacaaaaccttaCATTTCGATTTAACTACGGAGCGAAAAGAGAAAACTaagcataaggaacattcttCTACTAATACGATACGAAACAAGTCTAGATCGAAAATAAGAGAATGAACCATCAGGTGTTATTAAATTAAAACAGCAAATCACCCATCTTGATTCTCAAGCACTGCTCTTCTCGAGCATTGCTCGAACCCTCATTGGAAGTCCATAAAGCCGGATGAATCCAGCAGCATCTGCCTGATCGTAAATTTGCCCACTCTCGAACGACGAGATATCTTGCCTGTACAGACTATTAGGGCTTCTACGTCCGGTCACAGTGACACAACCTTTGTACAATTTGAGAGTCACTGATCCAGTGGTGGTTTCCGTTATCTTCTCCATGAAAGCGTCCATCGAGGCACGAAGAGGGTCAAACCACCTTCCTGCATAGACCAGCTCGGCGTATGTAAGGGCAAGAGAGTCTTTTACTTGTATGGTTTGACGGTCAAGTGTCAGAGACTCGAGTTCGCGTGCCGCGGTGAAGAGGATGGTCCCGCCCGGAGTTTCATAGACCCCGCGGCTTTTCATCCCAACGAGGCGATTTTCAACCATGTCGACGCGTCCAATTCCGTGCCTCCCGCCAATTTCGTTAAGTTCTGAGAGGAGAGATGCAGGGGAAAGCTCCGTTCCATTGAGGGAAATGGGAAGTCCTGAATCTATCCCGATTTCTACGTATCTATGTGGAAGTGAGACCATGAaaagagaataaggtagtgccTGAGTAAATTAGGCCCTTTTGGGCAGGGAGAAATGgcgagaaaagaaaggattgaaGTTTCTCTCcattttggtgagaaacaaaaaCGGACAAAGAACATTCCAGCATTTCTCTTCATTTATCACCATTTCTCACCTCTTTCATTCTGTCCATACACACAACCGAATCAtccatttcttttctcaccGTACAAAAGGATTgtaaaggaaatgaaataaatagCAAACAAGTAAACTTACTCGGGTTGGTCGGGTGCATCTTCTGGGTCGACACTCATCATGTACATATCCTTGTTCGGCTCATTTGATGGGTCTTCCAGAATGTCTCCCTTCATTGCCACAAACCACGCACAAAACCAGAGAGGGAGGGAAAGCGAGAAAAGACATCAGCATTAACTACATGGAAACGATAAATTAAGAAGTTGATAATATATTCACTATCCATGGCAAGGAAGAAAAATAGCTACGGGAATAATTACACAAAAGATAACACTATGTCCAGATATCATGCAGCTGACATCAAGCACATTGTATCAGGTAATTCAGCAAAAGGTACAAATATGCTGCCAAAGGTACTTAGTTTCTCATGTGTGTACAATATTCCATTGTTTCACATTTCCTCCAATTGTTTCCCCAAAATTGAGAGTTCCTACCCAAAGGTTATATTGGTTGAGCCTGGTTTGTGCTAATTTGTCTCTATTTTGATTACCCTATCAACCTAGTGAAGGAGCTTCTACCCGTGGACCTATCCATTTCGAAAATGAGTCTTACTCGACTTGCTCTCGAGTCCCATTCTACATGTCAATACCCATATGATGTCGATGAGTctcactttcctttgttttagAGTTTGGTATCTTACCTATCCCACTCCTTTCATCTCCTGCGCAACAACTCAAGGATGGTGAAGAGTTGACTTCTAATAAGATTGTGGGTTGCACCGTGTCCACTTGATGATAACCAATTCTATTCAGCTAATCAATGTCTGTACATTAGTCAATTTAAAAGAACTAGAAGTGACAATGAAGAAGCGACAGGGCCCAATCTGTCTTGGCATGTGTACCATAAGCAACTTGGAGAGTTCACAGAAATCATCATTCATGAACCTGCGAGGGACCATGGGCTCAATGTAAAATGAGTGCTTCAAgagaaataaataattatttttaccTCGTGACTAAGGTGCCATAAGTTCCTGTCTCTGCTGTAGATGGATTTTTTTGTCACAGGGACTGGCACATTGTGTTTCTTGGCATACTCAATAGCATCTTCTCTCCCTCTGATTTCCCATTCCCTCCAGGGAGCCACAACATTGAGTTCAGGATTTAGAGCAAAAAAGGTTAGCTCAAAGCGGACCTGCATATATCAAGATAGAGCCGACGAAACCGTTGTGTAATTAAAGAACTGCAATGGTAACTATCACAAATAAGAATTGATCACTGAAGGCATACTTGATCATTTCCCTTCCCGGTGCATCCATGAGAAACAGCGTCAGCTCCAACTTCTCTAGCAACATCAACCATGGCCTGCCATTGCAAGTAGATATGAGAGTTCATATAAGTGCAAAACTTATAAACTACATCTGACGAATGTAATACAAATCCAACTTGAGAGATCATAGAACGCAACACCACGCCACAAAGGGGATCGTTCTTCGAATGAGAAAACTTTGCCTCATAAGTTGCCTCATGCTTTTTTGACACTGCTAATGGTTTTGAATGGGGCAACCTTATAATATCCAACTTGAGTTCATCTTGTTCCTTCTGCTCACCTTTGCAATAACAGGGCGGGCCATTGAGGTCCCCAGCAAATACTTCCTTTCATAGACTGCGCCAGCTCGCAAGCAAGGAAATATGTAGTCTTTCACAAATTCCTCCTTCAAATCCTTGACGACTAAATGAGAAGCCCCACTTGCCTTGGCCTTCTGTTCTAAACCTTCTAATTCAATCGTACCCTGCAGAAAATTAGCATTGCTATCACGTGGGTGAAATGGGGACCTGATATGAGTTCCTCAGGTTTTagacaaagtaaaaaatatcaCGCTATCTTCaactatttttttcataaacataATTCAACACCACATAGATGAAAAGAAAACTTGAAGTATGCATACTTGACCAACATCTGCAGTGAAGCACACAACCTCACAGCCATAATTCTCCCTGCATCCAGAAGATAATacgaaattaaaaaaacaaccAAGAACTGTCTAGCAGGAAGAGCACGTAAATACCCTGAGCAGTATAAGGCTATAAGCACCACAGCAAGTAAAAGCAATACATATTGAACATGTTACAAGCATCATTAGAGGGACGCCATGGGCGCAATGTAAAGTTGCCCCAACGTGATATGGAGGTAACCGATATAAGTCGTGGAAATAGTCTCTATGCTCGTGTGGGTAAAGCTGTGTCCATCCAACCCTTCTCCAGATAGCGCAATAGCGTGAGCCTCGTGCACTGGGTAGCCTTTTTTCGCGTATATGTTACCGGCATCAATAACAGGGAAGAAAAATGCTATTTGCAACATTCAACTCAGGTATATCCAACACTTTTTTGCCAAGGACCACACTATGAAGGGGTCTTCTCTAAACTGCGCCCTTTAAATTAAGGACTGGCTGTCCTCCACACAACAAGTAGTTACTACTTAAGCTTCACTTTGATAAGAAACGTTACCCAAAACATGACATGTGCTTTCGTTGTCTCATCAGATGTAATGGAAATCACCATTACATTAAGATGAATAAACTTTCTGTACGACAGCAGCTCTTTGGAAAGGGAGACCAATGTGTTTGTATCTTGTACATACTACATATATCCAGTTATGACACAATATAGTAAACATGCATTGATCAAACAGAAAACAGCATACCTTAGCCATGGCACAATGACTGAGGTATCTAAGCCACCACTATAGGCTAGGAccactttattcaattttttgcgTAAAACTCTCTCATCCCCAGCAGAAGAGGCTCCTGTCTCTTTTTCATCAGTCAAAGCGGCTTTAATTGCTGCAGTTTTTTTAAAGCCATCAAAGTAAAGACAGTGCGTAAATAAGCACAAACCTAAGTTACCTACCTTCAATAGACTAGCAAAAAATTCCAACTTCAGAAACTTCAAATGGAATATAAAAACCATATGCAATTAACACAATACGATACGGATCAACAGGGTAAAAAAAACCAATAGAATCAATTCCGAGATTGGAATCTTTCCCAAACTTAGTTCCATGTTAAAATGGGGCAACCACAGAACAAAAAGAACTGGTCGAAACTATagttaaaacaaaattgaaacatGTAGTCagtattgtaacttttttttcccaacatgGACTGGTACTTCAAAATGAAGGTTGACTCTTGGTGAATGAGACGCAAAACACAAAAAGGTACTTTTTTATTCACAATCATAGCGGAAAGCACTAATAACAGGATCCTGTAACAACGACCTCCAAGCGCGCGGACACATACACACCTGTTTAAGTGTACAAGTTGCTCTGCAATTATATACATGAAACATAACCAAGATATGAAATAGCATGGCTTCATATAGGTTATGGAGTTCTAGATGTAATTGGGAAATAGAAAGCAAGACCACAAGCTTAAGGTTGATACCTTGATGGTTATGAGCCTTAGTAAGGTTCCGATCTTTATGAACAATTACGTGCCTATGGAGCTCACTCCCTTTCACCCCTAACTGCCATACAATTAGAGTTTAACACAATCCCATCATTTAAACCCCAGGAATGAAATATAAAAAGAGATGAAAAGAGATCGCACAAACCTCTTGGAATGAAGACAACTTAATGGAACCGCAAACTCTATCAGGACGAAGGAAGGGCACTGAAGACAAAACCAGTTTTACACCAACATAGTTTGAAATTGTTAAAATTAGAATCTTACGAAATGTGAAAATGGCCAAAAAGCATGTTATGTCTTGTCTCATAATTTCGACATCATGAATTTCCAGTAACCTACGTTTCTATTGAGCAATatttataaggaaaaaaaaccctactttTACAGGGAAAGAGAACCCAgtttttccataaaaaatagTGTGACAATCAATACAAAGTGGCCCTCAAGTTTTCAACAAATTCCTTTCATTATCTCTCTATGTTTACGTGTCTTCATCAGAAAACATATCACAACTCGATTCGTTCCCATGTTTTGCATAGCAATTACAAAGAGTGTCTGCAAAAGCTAacatattttgttgattttcctaataaaatcaaaaaatatatatatattcccacAAATTCCTCATCACCCCCTCCGCTTCTCACATTCTTTTATCCTGTGTATGAGAAATGGATATCCACACATTCAGAAACTAAATGAAAGAACAATTACCTCGCTTGGATCCATTGAAGATGAGATTGGTGGATGAACACGACGGAGTTACTGCCCGTATCTGAGACATTGCTGTCACAAAGCCGAATTATACTaggctatgaagcacgggtacgcCAGAAATGCCGCCGTACGCGCACCGGGTGCGGCTATGGGTACGGCGTCGGTGAGGCAAAATCGTACCGGGTACTTTTGGTATCTTTGGGTACGGCTAGGGTACTCCGTCGGTACGCCTTGGGTACTTTGCGGGTACTTTTagcccgagagagagagagagagacagatctgtagcccaagagagagagaaagatgaacttacgagagagagagggggagattCAAAAACTTTGAATTAATAAACCCCCCgtaattatgcaaaaaattgtTCGAAATGGGTACCTGGTAGTACTGCAAGAGATGATGAGTGATGCAAAGCTGAAGGAAAATGGGGAGAGTCAGAGACTCCGAGAGAGACGTTGAgacgagagtgagagagaccgagagaagAGATGGGCTGCTAGGTCTCTTTCTATTTATGCTAGTGCGTGATCATGTGCAACAGTCGCACTACAATTCATATgcactcaataaaaaaaaattctcgtaAAGTCTTATAATGCATCACTTGTGGGTCGCccgagttgttttttgaaaattggaaccGTTTACATTTTTATGTGGGAGTGTTTAtatcattcgtgcaaaaaataaagtaaattggtAATCGTTATATATTTGATCgcacttaacaaaaaaaattcctattaatgaatctacatcccgatgaaagggcttccaaaatCCGATAGACCCGAATTTTTAGCGAGAGTAATttaaacaccaagaacaacaaaatgaactgtATAGATCGTCATACTTGTGTtgcaatcgtgtggctagcgtGTATCAGACTATAGCGGAATACATTGATTTAGAACCAAATAAGTTGaatgtatagatttgaaaggcAGCTGCAAACTCATTTGTTTgaatgttcgatctaaaccattacgatttaagatcttatcaaatttatcatttttcCCTAAATAGGTAATAATCGGATGTCGAAAACTACGTGATTagaacacattcggtgcttccaaaggcgttaaagtcctataatgcaccacttgagggccgcccgagttgttttttgaaaatcggaaccgtctgtcttttatgtgggagtgattatatcattcacacaaaaaatgaagtaaattggttatcgttatatacttgatcgcacataacaaaaaaattcctattaataaatctacgtcctgatgaaagggcttccaaaacccaatagacccgaaaatttgcgagaatgattaaaacaccaataacaacaaaatgaacggtgtGGATCGTCATACTTGTGTCGCAATTGTGTGGCTAGCGTACAAAAAACCCGTTTTTATAGAataaaattatataatatatattacttgttttaattataagcacaaaaaaattgtttgccTTGGTGGTTTGAGATGCATGTCAAGTCCCAAGGATTTGGGTTTGAACCCCATAGAgattatatttttaaaaccaatttttttttaaattagttttttttcttatttattttgtatgtacttttttttaaaaatctttattagataaaatGCAATGTATATCAGTATATGTGTAGTAATTGgtatattatcatgtttgaattttgattcaaaatttcttaaccatataaaatgttttaaaatcttattttacttaaataaaaggaaaacattAATAAATTATgggattatcaaaaaatacacagaaataaagtaaactataatatgaaatcccttgtttatttaataacatattttatttggtttttcaatgcctcgtgtcgtgccgtgtccgTGCTCATActcgtgccgtgtcgtgcctggctagaaccgtgtcgtgacTCATGCCCCATCCCACTTCTGTGTCGTACCGTGTTGTGCCAGTGTCGTTCCCcctcacttccgtgcccgtaCCGTGCCGCGTGCCTGGCTAGAGCCGTGTCGTGACTTGTGCTCCATCTCACTTCCGTatcgtgcccgtgccgtgtccGTCTatgaccgtgtcgtgccgtgttgTGCCTTACCAGGCCAACTTCCGTGTCGTTCCCGCTCACTTCTGTTCCTGTGCTGTGCCGCGTGCCCATTAAGACCGTGCCGTTCCCGTGTTGTGCTAGGATTTATCCGTACTGTGCCCGCCTTCAAACGTGTCGCGCCCGTGCCGAtccggcccatttgacacctctatgtGGAGCAAGCCCAACTCCATTCCCTTAAACTCGTAACCGGTACCCGTTTGTTTATGTTAGGTTTACCTTCTAATTGGCTGAATCTGCCATCTTTTTCCTGCACCAGTCCTGTCTTAGCAGTGGAGTTTTATATTTGAAAAGTGAGTATTCAATGCTGGATAAAGCATGTTGGTATTCAAATCTTCTCCTCTGTTTTCTAGAATGGTGTATAACTTTGTTATGTGGAGTTGCCACAACCCTACTTGTAACGTACAAATTACAACGGGTTCACCTATGTTGGAGATTGATAAGACATGTTACAGCCCttgaataaaaaagaataaGTTTGGTCTTTAATATATACTGCTTTAACCTACACCTTATAGGCTTAAGTTAAGCGGATATGAATGGCAAACACTGTAGAATAGGCCAAGGTGCAATTAAGAAATCATATTGGCACCATCTATCACTACATCCAAGTGTACGTCTGCATAACATCACTTAGGTTATGGAGACTATGCTCATTAATTGGAACAATCCCTAGTCAGCAGCAGAATCTTTGACGTGTTGAGGGTGAAAATGACTTTCTAAGTAAGTGTTTTTTATACTGAGAATTATGTGTTTTATTATGTTTTGAAACCAAATTTAAACAATCAACTATTCTATTCGTTCGGTTCATTCATCGGCCCTACATGTAGAAAACTTAGCTGAAGGCAACAGGGGTCTCGTTCTATTCGTTCGGTTCATTCATCGGCCTACATGTAGTTCGGTTCATTCATCGGCCCTACATGTAGGAAACTTCGCTGGAGGCACCAAGGGTCTCGCGCCGCCTCCAACCACCAACCACAACCTCCATTCCAACTTCGTTTGGTTAACCTATTTACATTATGATGATGTTCCATTTCCCACCAAAAAACGAAAGATGGGTTTGGTCATCTTTGTATTGGAAAATAAGTTCAAGGAGCCTCAAGTACAACTTCACCAGTAAATCCGACCTTTAGATAATTTCGTCTTAAGATTATTGCAATTTGCTGTTAAATGACGAGGGAATGTGAATATGATGTTAATCCAGGGAACAGGTGGAATAATGCAGTTCTGGAAAGcattgaatttcaattttaatCAGGATGAGGCTTTAGCAACCAATATAAATCCCAGCTAGAAAAATTCCAGATAAAACGAGAGAAAAACTGCAATCTCTTGAATCCCCGTAGCAGCTAATAGGTGCAGATCAAAACCTTGGGATCTACGAAGAAAATATAACGTTTGAAAATCTTGGCATTCTAAAAATGCAGTTCTGCAAGGCATTGAAAGCAACCAATATAAAACCCAGCTATAAAAATTGCAGATaaaaagagataaaaataaacTGCAATCTCTTGAATTTGAATCCCCGTAGCGGCTAATAGTTGCGGAAGAAACCATGAGATCTACAAAGAAAACATAACAGTTGAAAATCCTGGCATTCTATAAAGAAAGTGAACggaaacaaaaatgaatgaAGAACCAAATGATGCAGTTTAAGGAGAACTAAAGAGCACGAGATCGCTTCTTCTTTGAAACCTTTGTTTTCTTATCTGCATCAGCAGCCTTTCGCTTGtccttcctctccctcttctttAGAGCAGTCATTCGGGCCTTGAGAATAGTCGCGTAAGAAGCTTGAAAGCGTTGGTGATCCTTTGCTCCCACCTTTTATTCCAAGAAAGATAACAAAACATGAACAAACAAGCAAACGCTATATTTAAGAATCATAGCCTCACTTCATAAAAGTGGGTACTAATACTATCTTTCACTAAATCCAGTCAAAACGGGAAAAAAACGACCAAGGCAAAAATACACCGCAGTTGATTTCGAATCACAAGATGAAAGTCAGTTTGGGGGTACACATCCAAAACTGCCAATCAGATATGCTACTTTTTGAATGCAACCTCAATGGTAGCGTTCCCCGAAAACATCATCCAAAGATAGCATAGCCAAAACATGAAAGAAGTCCTGCTGTTATATTGCAGAACAAGTAACGGAATATCATAGCAACTATTCAATGATCTAAGCAAATTCAAAATAAAGGCACAACGATAACATGGACAGGAAACACTTCATAGCATGTGACCCACAACAATACCATAGCAAATTGTAAAAATGAGAAGGGAGATAAGCATAATATGCCAGACCATAGTTTGAAACCTAAACATATCCTAACACGAGTGAATCTTtacttaattatattttaagGAATATTATGCCAAAACACAGCCAAAAACCTGAGTACATGTTATATAGCACTAAATGGATACAAATAGATGCCAAAAAATCAGACCGCACAAACCAAAAAATCAGACCGCACAAACCAACATGGTCATTGGCAAGAATTCTGGGATATGCACAATTGTTGCTTACCAATATTTACCTACTCATTCCTATCATATccatcagcaaaaaaaatgtttaagcaAATTTTACCTACTCATTCCTTCCTCTGCCTTCTTGCCACCACTGAAAACCGCTCTCATTCCTCACATGGTCATCAGTCAAAACCCCTCACCATGGTTGGCAATCCAGTTACCACTTACCAGTAGGGAAGGAGGAGAAAACAAGGTTGTCTATGGTGGCCGGAGGTAGTGGTGCTGGCAGTGGTAGTGCCAAGGTGAGGAAGGGATTCGGATCTTATGAGATCTTGGCTGGTCTTGGGGTGAGCTA is a window encoding:
- the LOC131316867 gene encoding argininosuccinate synthase, chloroplastic-like; this translates as MSQIRAVTPSCSSTNLIFNGSKRVPFLRPDRVCGSIKLSSFQELGVKGSELHRHVIVHKDRNLTKAHNHQAIKAALTDEKETGASSAGDERVLRKKLNKVVLAYSGGLDTSVIVPWLRENYGCEVVCFTADVGQGTIELEGLEQKAKASGASHLVVKDLKEEFVKDYIFPCLRAGAVYERKYLLGTSMARPVIAKAMVDVAREVGADAVSHGCTGKGNDQVRFELTFFALNPELNVVAPWREWEIRGREDAIEYAKKHNVPVPVTKKSIYSRDRNLWHLSHEGDILEDPSNEPNKDMYMMSVDPEDAPDQPEYVEIGIDSGLPISLNGTELSPASLLSELNEIGGRHGIGRVDMVENRLVGMKSRGVYETPGGTILFTAARELESLTLDRQTIQVKDSLALTYAELVYAGRWFDPLRASMDAFMEKITETTTGSVTLKLYKGCVTVTGRRSPNSLYRQDISSFESGQIYDQADAAGFIRLYGLPMRVRAMLEKSSA
- the LOC131316868 gene encoding signal recognition particle 14 kDa protein isoform X2, whose product is MVLLQPDPFLNELTSMFERSTEKGSVWVTLKRSSLKSKVVRNKMATAGEEIDHRCLIRATDGKKTISTSVGAKDHQRFQASYATILKARMTALKKRERKDKRKAADADKKTKQIAIILRRNYLKVGFTGEVVLEAP
- the LOC131316868 gene encoding signal recognition particle 14 kDa protein isoform X1, encoding MVLLQPDPFLNELTSMFERSTEKGSVWVTLKRSSLKSKVVRNKMATAGEEIDHRCLIRATDGKKTISTSVGAKDHQRFQASYATILKARMTALKKRERKDKRKAADADKKTKISWFLPQLLAATGIQIQEIAVYFYLFLSAIFIAGFYIGCFQCLAELHF